A genomic segment from Streptomyces antibioticus encodes:
- a CDS encoding ATP-binding protein yields MIQLPDLAVGGLAAGTLSALALAGTLLRLRRQQSRQRAEISALHHQLDASIRAFTAEVEHLANHRVPAAARKVAHPHLEVPGPLQPSVLGTPAGIALENVLLALQSEVSAQRTRVDAAAQAGMRGATREIQAALYRLQDALRGLQQRYDDPELAQTLFQLDHENEQSLRRAQVAAVVCGAWVGLAREESHLVDAVTGGQARLAGYQRVTVHNHLEPGTALVSHAVEPVAIIVAELLDNALRHSSPDTEVLVSLAHVHHGVCVTVDDAGLGMTRDERERAQRLVAGDDPILLTDLGDPPRMGLAAIGRLTRQFDLGVDVSSTSPYGGVRAVLRIDKHLLSRIDPEERPPAASAAPTTRRPASEQTAVPPHAYGTEHGEAEPAGHRTAPDTAPDTDALPQRRRRTRPAVPEPAAAESAVPEPAAEHTAGAGWPARSPRDAAAALGALQSGTAAARAGAAELPGAFAAGADDTEQTDHTDDRADDDLADDRTEGGAAR; encoded by the coding sequence ATGATCCAATTACCGGACCTGGCCGTCGGCGGTCTCGCCGCCGGGACACTGTCCGCGCTCGCCCTCGCCGGCACGTTGCTGCGGCTGCGACGGCAACAGAGCAGGCAGCGCGCCGAGATATCCGCCCTGCACCATCAACTCGACGCCTCCATACGGGCGTTCACGGCGGAGGTCGAGCACCTCGCGAACCACCGGGTGCCCGCGGCGGCCCGTAAGGTCGCCCATCCGCACCTGGAGGTGCCGGGCCCGCTCCAGCCGTCCGTCCTCGGCACCCCGGCCGGGATCGCCCTGGAGAACGTGCTGCTGGCGCTCCAGTCCGAGGTGTCCGCCCAGCGCACCCGGGTGGACGCGGCCGCCCAGGCCGGGATGCGCGGCGCGACCCGGGAGATCCAGGCCGCCCTGTACCGGCTCCAGGACGCCCTGCGCGGACTCCAACAGCGCTACGACGACCCCGAGTTGGCGCAGACGCTGTTCCAACTGGACCACGAGAACGAGCAGTCGCTGCGGCGGGCGCAGGTCGCCGCCGTGGTGTGCGGGGCCTGGGTCGGACTGGCCCGCGAGGAGTCGCACCTGGTCGACGCGGTGACCGGCGGTCAGGCCCGGCTCGCCGGATATCAGCGGGTCACGGTCCACAACCACCTCGAACCCGGCACGGCCCTGGTGTCGCACGCCGTGGAGCCGGTCGCGATCATCGTCGCCGAACTCCTCGACAACGCGCTGCGGCACTCCTCCCCGGACACCGAGGTCCTGGTGAGCCTCGCCCACGTCCACCACGGGGTCTGTGTCACCGTCGACGACGCGGGCCTCGGCATGACCCGCGACGAACGCGAGCGCGCCCAGCGGCTGGTGGCCGGCGACGACCCGATCCTGCTGACCGACCTGGGCGACCCGCCGCGGATGGGACTGGCGGCGATCGGCCGGCTGACCCGCCAGTTCGACCTGGGCGTGGACGTCTCCTCGACCTCCCCCTACGGCGGGGTGCGGGCGGTGCTGCGGATCGACAAGCACCTCCTCAGCCGGATCGACCCCGAGGAGCGGCCCCCGGCGGCCAGCGCCGCGCCCACCACCCGCAGGCCGGCGTCCGAACAGACGGCCGTGCCCCCCCATGCGTACGGGACGGAGCACGGCGAGGCGGAACCGGCCGGACACCGGACCGCCCCGGACACCGCCCCGGACACCGACGCGCTCCCGCAGCGCCGTCGCCGCACCCGGCCCGCCGTACCGGAGCCGGCCGCGGCGGAGAGCGCCGTACCCGAGCCGGCCGCCGAGCACACGGCCGGGGCCGGATGGCCGGCCCGCAGTCCGCGGGACGCGGCGGCCGCGCTGGGCGCCCTCCAGTCCGGCACCGCCGCCGCCCGCGCGGGCGCGGCCGAACTGCCCGGGGCCTTCGCGGCGGGCGCCGACGACACCGAGCAGACCGACCACACAGACGACCGCGCGGACGACGACCTCGCAGACGACCGCACAGAAGGGGGTGCGGCCCGATGA
- a CDS encoding DUF742 domain-containing protein — protein sequence MTGRPAGRPLVPAYLSTGGVARPSRPHMERLTVLALGDGARPAGLPPAGLALLDALEGGSLAVVEAAALLRLPVSAVRVLAADLVDRDLILARAPIPPAERFDPDLLKRVADGLRALKHT from the coding sequence ATGACGGGCCGACCGGCCGGCCGTCCCCTCGTCCCCGCCTATCTGTCCACCGGCGGAGTGGCCAGGCCCAGCCGCCCCCACATGGAGCGGCTGACGGTGCTGGCGCTCGGCGACGGAGCCCGGCCCGCCGGGCTCCCGCCGGCCGGACTCGCCCTGCTGGACGCCCTGGAGGGCGGCTCGCTGGCGGTGGTGGAGGCGGCGGCGCTGCTGCGGCTGCCGGTGTCCGCGGTGCGGGTGCTGGCGGCCGACCTGGTCGACCGGGACCTGATCCTGGCCCGGGCGCCGATCCCGCCCGCCGAACGCTTCGACCCCGACCTGCTGAAGAGAGTGGCCGATGGCCTCCGCGCCCTCAAGCACACCTAG
- a CDS encoding M4 family metallopeptidase, protein MPRRPRLVTRRRRATVLALTAVGTLLALGAPAGPVSAAPADPGPTTITATPRAGSAPVTLTPSRRTALIKSAQSASAATAQRLGLGGQEKLVVKDVIQDADGTTHTRYERTYAGLPVLGGDLVVHLKNNRTTVSKAATARLGVPSLTPKLSAAQAGSRAVAAAKSADVSGTATERAPRLVVWAAGTGKPALAWETVVEGVQEDGTPSELQVVTDATTGKQILAAEKVHTGSGTGQYSGEVTVGSTLSGSTYQLVDPDRANQRTYDLNQGTSGTGTLFTDDNDVWGDGTTANRQTAGVDVAFGAAATWDYFKNVHGRNGIRNDGVAAYSRAHYGNNYVNAFWQDSCFCMTYGDGSGNTHPLTSLDVAAHEMSHGVTSATANLTYAGESGGLNEATSDIFAAAVEFDAGLTADVPDYLVGEKIDINGNGTPLRYMDKPSKDGSSRDYWSSSLGGIDVHYSSGPANHFFYLLSEGSGAKTVNGVAYDSPTYDGQAVTGIGVQNAAAIWYRALTTYMTSSTNYAGARTATLSAAADLFGAYSPTYLAVADAWAAINVGNRIALGVNLAPIADQTSGIGQAVSLQVDAYTTNTGAGLTYEATGLPDGLTISPSGLITGTPTTLGTGDVTVTVTDSTGASVSDTFNWRIAYVYANSTRVDIPDNGAAVESAVTIEGREGNASATASVYVNIVHTYRGDLTVDLVGPNGTVYSLLNRSGGSADNVDQTFTVDASAQPLNGTWKLRVQDRASIDVGYIQRWQLTP, encoded by the coding sequence TTGCCCCGGCGACCCCGCCTCGTCACCCGGCGCAGACGCGCCACCGTCCTCGCCCTCACCGCCGTCGGCACCCTGCTGGCCCTCGGCGCCCCCGCCGGACCCGTCTCGGCCGCGCCCGCCGACCCCGGCCCCACGACGATCACCGCCACCCCCCGCGCCGGTTCCGCCCCGGTGACCCTGACGCCGTCCCGCCGCACCGCGCTGATCAAGAGCGCCCAGAGCGCCTCGGCGGCCACCGCCCAGCGACTCGGCCTCGGCGGGCAGGAGAAACTCGTCGTCAAGGACGTCATCCAGGACGCCGACGGCACCACCCACACCCGCTACGAGCGCACCTACGCCGGACTGCCCGTCCTCGGCGGCGACCTGGTCGTCCACCTCAAGAACAACCGGACCACCGTGTCCAAGGCCGCCACCGCGCGTCTCGGCGTGCCCTCGCTGACCCCGAAGCTCTCCGCCGCGCAGGCCGGCAGCCGGGCGGTCGCGGCCGCGAAGAGCGCCGACGTCTCCGGCACCGCGACCGAGCGCGCGCCGCGCCTCGTCGTCTGGGCCGCCGGCACCGGCAAGCCGGCGCTCGCCTGGGAGACGGTGGTCGAGGGCGTCCAGGAGGACGGCACCCCGAGCGAGCTCCAGGTGGTCACCGACGCGACCACCGGCAAGCAGATCCTGGCCGCCGAGAAGGTGCACACCGGCAGCGGCACCGGCCAGTACAGCGGCGAGGTCACGGTCGGCTCCACCCTGTCGGGATCGACGTACCAGCTCGTGGACCCGGACCGCGCGAACCAGCGCACCTACGACCTCAACCAGGGCACCTCCGGCACCGGGACCCTCTTCACGGACGACAACGATGTCTGGGGCGACGGCACCACGGCCAACCGGCAGACCGCCGGTGTCGACGTGGCCTTCGGCGCCGCCGCCACCTGGGACTACTTCAAGAACGTGCACGGCCGCAACGGCATCCGCAACGACGGTGTCGCCGCCTACAGCCGCGCCCACTACGGCAACAACTACGTCAACGCGTTCTGGCAGGACAGCTGCTTCTGCATGACGTACGGCGACGGCTCGGGCAACACCCACCCGCTGACCTCGCTCGACGTGGCCGCGCACGAGATGAGCCACGGTGTCACCAGCGCCACCGCCAATCTGACCTACGCGGGCGAGTCCGGCGGTCTCAACGAGGCGACCTCGGACATCTTCGCCGCGGCCGTCGAGTTCGACGCCGGCCTCACCGCCGACGTCCCGGACTACCTCGTCGGCGAGAAGATCGACATCAACGGCAACGGCACCCCGCTGCGCTACATGGACAAGCCCTCCAAGGACGGCTCCTCGCGCGACTACTGGAGCTCCAGCCTGGGCGGCATCGACGTCCACTACTCCTCGGGTCCGGCGAACCACTTCTTCTACCTGCTCTCCGAGGGCAGCGGCGCCAAGACCGTCAACGGCGTCGCCTACGACAGCCCGACCTACGACGGCCAGGCCGTCACCGGCATCGGCGTCCAGAACGCCGCCGCGATCTGGTACCGGGCGCTCACCACGTACATGACCTCCTCCACGAACTACGCGGGCGCCCGCACCGCCACCCTGTCGGCCGCCGCCGACCTGTTCGGCGCCTACAGCCCCACCTACCTGGCCGTCGCCGACGCCTGGGCCGCCATCAACGTCGGCAACCGGATAGCCCTCGGCGTCAACCTCGCCCCGATCGCCGACCAGACCAGCGGCATCGGCCAGGCGGTCAGCCTCCAGGTGGACGCCTACACCACCAACACCGGCGCCGGCCTCACCTACGAGGCGACCGGACTGCCCGACGGCCTCACCATCAGCCCGAGCGGTCTGATCACCGGCACCCCGACCACCCTGGGCACCGGCGACGTCACCGTCACGGTCACCGACAGCACCGGCGCCTCGGTCTCGGACACCTTCAACTGGCGGATCGCGTACGTCTACGCCAACTCCACCCGCGTCGACATCCCCGACAACGGGGCCGCCGTGGAGTCCGCCGTCACCATCGAGGGACGCGAGGGCAACGCCTCCGCCACCGCCTCGGTCTACGTCAACATCGTCCACACCTACCGCGGTGACCTGACCGTCGACCTCGTCGGCCCGAACGGCACCGTCTACTCCCTGCTCAACCGCAGCGGCGGCTCCGCCGACAACGTCGACCAGACCTTCACGGTCGACGCCTCGGCCCAGCCGCTCAACGGCACCTGGAAACTGCGGGTCCAGGACCGCGCCTCCATCGACGTCGGCTACATCCAGCGCTGGCAGCTCACGCCCTGA
- a CDS encoding chitosanase, which translates to MHSHSRRTFLTLTGALAAVPLLGAPGAAAAAPGLDDPAKKEIAMKLVSSAENSTLDWKAQYQYIEDIGDGRGYTAGIIGFCSGTGDMLDLVQLYADREPGNVLARYLPALRAVDGTDSHAGLDPDYPRDWRRAAQDPVFQQAQNDERDRVYFNPAVRQGKADGLRTLGQFCYYDAIVMHGDGTDPTSFRNIRGRALNRARPPAQGGDETTYLHAFLDARVWAMRQEEAHSDTSRVDTAQRVFLRNGNLDLTPPLDWQVYGDSYHIG; encoded by the coding sequence GTGCACAGTCATTCCCGCCGTACGTTCCTGACCCTCACCGGCGCGCTCGCGGCCGTCCCGCTCCTCGGCGCCCCCGGCGCGGCGGCGGCCGCCCCCGGACTCGACGACCCGGCGAAGAAGGAGATCGCCATGAAGCTGGTGTCGAGCGCGGAGAACTCCACGCTCGACTGGAAGGCCCAGTACCAGTACATCGAGGACATCGGCGACGGCCGCGGCTACACCGCCGGCATCATCGGCTTCTGCTCCGGCACCGGTGACATGCTCGACCTCGTCCAGCTCTACGCCGACCGCGAACCCGGCAACGTCCTCGCCCGCTACCTGCCCGCCCTGCGCGCGGTCGACGGCACCGACTCCCACGCCGGGCTCGACCCCGACTACCCCCGCGACTGGCGCAGGGCCGCCCAGGACCCCGTCTTCCAGCAGGCGCAGAACGACGAACGCGACCGCGTCTACTTCAACCCCGCCGTCCGCCAGGGCAAGGCCGACGGACTGCGCACCCTCGGCCAGTTCTGCTACTACGACGCGATCGTGATGCACGGCGACGGCACCGACCCCACCAGCTTCCGCAACATCCGCGGACGCGCCCTGAACCGGGCCAGGCCCCCGGCCCAGGGCGGCGACGAGACGACGTACCTGCACGCCTTCCTGGACGCGCGCGTCTGGGCGATGCGGCAGGAGGAGGCGCACAGCGACACCAGCCGCGTCGACACCGCCCAGCGCGTCTTCCTGCGCAACGGCAACCTCGACCTCACCCCGCCGCTCGACTGGCAGGTCTACGGCGACAGCTATCACATCGGCTGA
- a CDS encoding ABC transporter substrate-binding protein gives MPAQRPLFPAAALALVLALTATGCGATVETSATADGKAITLTNCGRKVTYDKVPERVVTNDVGITELMFALGLEDRMAGFAMPDDKGDLSGVPWKDGYDKVPWLSKDQLTKENVLDARADLVFAGWNYGFREDGGFTPAALKKLGIPSYVLTESCRNGRTETSRGIMPPLDALYADLTNLGRLFGVEKRAATLIADFKKQVADVRAQAPAAADRPTVFLYDSGQDQPFTSGRFAAPEQIISEAGGTNVMHDLADSWTAVGWETVVERDPDVIVICDYGDVSAEQKKDFLLSYAPLRDVSAVKHRRIFVLDYVDLVESPRNPSAIARLGAYLRTVAGGA, from the coding sequence GTGCCCGCCCAGCGCCCCCTCTTCCCGGCCGCCGCCCTCGCCCTCGTCCTCGCGCTCACCGCCACCGGCTGCGGCGCCACCGTGGAGACGTCCGCCACCGCCGACGGCAAGGCGATCACCCTCACCAACTGCGGCCGGAAGGTCACCTACGACAAGGTGCCCGAACGTGTCGTCACCAACGACGTCGGCATCACCGAGCTGATGTTCGCGCTCGGCCTGGAGGACCGCATGGCCGGCTTCGCCATGCCCGACGACAAGGGCGACCTGAGCGGCGTGCCCTGGAAGGACGGCTACGACAAGGTCCCGTGGCTCTCCAAGGACCAGCTCACCAAGGAGAACGTCCTCGACGCCCGCGCCGACCTGGTCTTCGCCGGCTGGAACTACGGCTTCCGCGAGGACGGCGGCTTCACCCCGGCCGCCCTGAAGAAGCTCGGCATCCCCTCGTACGTGCTCACCGAGTCCTGCCGCAACGGCCGCACCGAGACCTCACGCGGCATCATGCCGCCCCTCGACGCCCTCTACGCCGACCTCACCAACCTGGGCAGGCTCTTCGGCGTGGAGAAGCGCGCGGCCACCCTCATCGCCGACTTCAAGAAGCAGGTCGCCGACGTCCGGGCCCAGGCCCCCGCCGCCGCGGACCGGCCCACCGTCTTCCTCTACGACAGCGGCCAGGACCAGCCCTTCACCTCCGGCCGCTTCGCCGCGCCCGAGCAGATCATCAGCGAGGCCGGCGGCACCAACGTCATGCACGACCTGGCGGACTCCTGGACGGCCGTGGGCTGGGAGACGGTCGTCGAACGCGACCCCGACGTCATCGTGATCTGCGACTACGGCGATGTGAGCGCCGAGCAGAAGAAGGACTTCCTGCTCTCCTACGCCCCGCTGCGCGACGTGTCCGCCGTGAAGCACCGGAGGATCTTCGTCCTCGACTACGTCGACCTGGTCGAGAGCCCCCGCAACCCGTCGGCGATCGCCCGCCTCGGCGCCTACCTGCGGACGGTGGCGGGCGGCGCCTGA
- a CDS encoding roadblock/LC7 domain-containing protein, protein MTSRNTGDTAWVLEPILEVPHVTAAVMLTRDGLVTGYTDALSQPSAERVAAITSTVQGACRTAAAAFADRERADVRQIVIESDLGYVLIVPTDHGTCVAAYGDGEVRLDMLAHRVHSQVVRLGEKAMAAASRGADDTAPA, encoded by the coding sequence ATGACCAGCCGCAACACCGGCGACACGGCATGGGTGCTGGAACCGATCCTCGAGGTGCCGCACGTGACGGCGGCCGTCATGCTGACCCGGGACGGGCTCGTCACCGGGTACACCGACGCCCTGTCGCAGCCGTCGGCCGAGCGGGTCGCCGCCATCACCAGCACCGTGCAGGGCGCGTGCAGAACGGCGGCGGCCGCGTTCGCCGACCGGGAGCGGGCCGACGTACGGCAGATCGTGATCGAGTCCGATCTCGGCTATGTGCTGATCGTGCCCACCGACCACGGCACCTGTGTCGCCGCGTACGGCGACGGGGAGGTGCGCCTGGACATGCTGGCGCACCGCGTCCACTCCCAGGTGGTGCGACTGGGCGAGAAGGCCATGGCGGCCGCGTCCCGAGGGGCCGACGACACCGCTCCCGCATGA
- a CDS encoding FecCD family ABC transporter permease, protein MAAGLGLLLLVSLLAGVTLGAAGVGTGDVFRFLWAGLTGGTVAAADGPAYTIVWEIRLPRVVLGAVVGAGLASVGVAVQAMVRNALADPFVLGISSGAAVGANAVILLGVFAGLGVWALSVSAFASALAAMALVYAAARTPRGLTPLRLILTGTALAYGFEAVTTVMVFGAARGEAARSAMMWLLGSLGGATWAQVPIAAVTVTLGWVWLRRRAEALNALAMGDETAAALGVPPTVLRRELFVVTAAVTGTVVAVSGAIGFVGLMVPHLVRMVAGADHRRVLVLAPLAGAVLLVWADLLSRLLLAPAELPVGVITAVVGVPAFLLLMRRGTRPLGGR, encoded by the coding sequence GTGGCCGCCGGACTCGGCCTGCTCCTGCTCGTCTCCCTGCTGGCCGGTGTCACCCTCGGGGCCGCGGGCGTCGGCACGGGCGACGTCTTCCGCTTCCTGTGGGCCGGGCTCACCGGCGGCACCGTGGCCGCCGCCGACGGCCCCGCCTACACCATCGTCTGGGAGATCCGGCTGCCCCGCGTCGTGCTCGGCGCCGTGGTCGGCGCGGGGCTCGCTTCCGTCGGCGTCGCCGTGCAGGCCATGGTCCGCAACGCGCTCGCCGACCCCTTCGTCCTCGGCATCTCCTCCGGCGCGGCCGTCGGCGCCAACGCCGTCATCCTGCTGGGCGTGTTCGCCGGGCTCGGTGTGTGGGCGCTGTCCGTGTCCGCGTTCGCGTCCGCCCTCGCCGCCATGGCCCTGGTCTACGCCGCCGCCCGCACCCCGCGCGGCCTCACCCCGCTGCGGCTGATCCTCACCGGCACCGCCCTGGCGTACGGCTTCGAGGCGGTGACCACCGTGATGGTGTTCGGCGCGGCCCGCGGCGAGGCGGCCCGCTCCGCGATGATGTGGCTGCTGGGCAGCCTCGGCGGCGCCACCTGGGCCCAGGTGCCCATCGCCGCCGTCACCGTGACGCTCGGCTGGGTCTGGCTGCGCCGGCGGGCGGAGGCGCTCAACGCGCTCGCCATGGGCGACGAGACCGCCGCCGCCCTCGGTGTCCCGCCGACCGTGCTGCGCCGGGAGCTGTTCGTCGTCACCGCCGCCGTCACCGGCACCGTCGTCGCGGTCAGCGGGGCCATCGGATTCGTCGGGCTGATGGTGCCCCACCTGGTGCGCATGGTGGCCGGCGCCGACCACCGCCGGGTGCTGGTCCTCGCCCCGCTCGCCGGGGCCGTGCTGCTCGTCTGGGCCGACCTGCTCTCCCGGCTGCTGCTCGCCCCCGCCGAACTGCCCGTCGGCGTGATCACCGCCGTGGTCGGTGTCCCCGCCTTCCTGCTGCTCATGCGGCGCGGCACCCGTCCGCTCGGAGGCCGCTGA
- a CDS encoding ABC transporter ATP-binding protein, whose protein sequence is MRLDLDGVTVEASGARIVDDIRLTVPDGRFVGLIGPNGSGKSTLLRCVYRALRPAAGTIRLAGDDLHALPPMAAARVLAALPQESAAEFDFTVAEVVAMGRLPHQGRTARSDDEICARAMDSTGVAHLAGRGFLALSGGERQRVLIARALAQQPKVLVLDEPTNHLDISHQLDLLALVRRSGPTALAALHDLNLAAAHCDLLYVIDGGRIVAHGTPHEVLRPDLLADVFGVRAHPVPHPVTGTVQLLFDLLP, encoded by the coding sequence ATGCGTCTTGACCTGGACGGCGTGACGGTCGAGGCGTCCGGCGCCCGGATCGTCGACGACATCCGGCTGACCGTCCCCGACGGACGGTTCGTCGGACTCATAGGCCCCAACGGCAGCGGCAAGTCGACCCTGTTGCGCTGCGTCTACCGCGCGCTGCGCCCCGCCGCCGGCACCATCCGCCTCGCCGGGGACGATCTGCACGCGCTGCCCCCGATGGCCGCCGCCCGGGTCCTGGCCGCCCTGCCGCAGGAGTCCGCCGCCGAGTTCGACTTCACCGTCGCCGAGGTCGTCGCCATGGGACGGCTGCCGCACCAGGGCCGCACCGCCCGCTCCGACGACGAGATCTGCGCCCGGGCCATGGACAGCACCGGCGTCGCCCACCTCGCGGGACGCGGCTTCCTCGCCCTGTCCGGCGGCGAGCGGCAACGCGTCCTGATCGCCCGTGCATTGGCCCAGCAACCCAAGGTGCTCGTCCTGGACGAGCCCACCAACCACCTCGACATCTCCCACCAGTTGGACCTGCTCGCGCTGGTCCGGCGCAGCGGACCGACCGCGCTCGCCGCCCTGCACGACCTCAACCTCGCCGCCGCCCACTGCGATCTGCTGTACGTCATCGACGGCGGCCGGATCGTCGCCCACGGCACCCCGCACGAGGTGCTCCGCCCCGATCTGCTCGCCGACGTCTTCGGCGTCCGGGCCCACCCCGTGCCCCACCCCGTCACCGGCACCGTCCAGCTCCTCTTCGACCTCCTCCCGTAA
- a CDS encoding flavodoxin family protein, with amino-acid sequence MATLLIVHHTPSPNCQALFEAVVSGATAPEIEGVRVVRRAALAATASDVLDADACLLGTPANLGYMSGALKHFFDQVYYPCLDATRGLPFGYWVHGGNDVTGAVRAVETVTTGLGWRRAAEPVTVTGEPAKADVEACWELGATLAAGLME; translated from the coding sequence GTGGCCACCTTGCTGATCGTCCATCACACCCCCTCGCCGAACTGCCAGGCGCTGTTCGAAGCGGTCGTCTCGGGCGCGACGGCCCCGGAGATCGAGGGGGTCCGGGTGGTGCGCCGCGCCGCGCTCGCCGCCACCGCCTCCGACGTCCTGGACGCGGACGCCTGTCTGCTCGGCACCCCGGCGAACCTCGGCTACATGTCGGGCGCGCTCAAGCACTTCTTCGACCAGGTGTACTACCCGTGCCTCGACGCCACCCGCGGCCTGCCCTTCGGCTACTGGGTGCACGGCGGCAACGACGTCACCGGCGCGGTGCGCGCCGTCGAGACCGTCACCACCGGGCTCGGCTGGCGGCGCGCCGCCGAGCCGGTCACCGTCACCGGTGAGCCGGCCAAGGCGGACGTCGAGGCGTGCTGGGAACTGGGCGCGACGCTGGCGGCCGGCCTCATGGAGTGA